The stretch of DNA CCGCTACGGCGACGCTCATCTTTAATCTTACGGAATGTTCCTTATCTCCGAAATTGTAAAGGTTGATGGCGTCCAGGATCCTCTGTCCGAGCGCAAACGCCTTATCCCTGGCTATTCCCGATGACAATATGATAAACTCCTCCCCTCCGAAACGGATCACTACGTCATACCTGCGGACCATCCTCTTCAGATAATGGGCTAGCTGTTTCAACACAAGATCCCCGAATTCATGTCCGTAAAGGTCGTTTATCGATTTGAAATAATCGATATCGAGCATTATAAGCGAAAGAGGATGACTATACCTCTTGGCCCGGTAGAACTCGGACTCGATCATCTCGCTCAAGTACCGATGGTTATACAGCCCTGTCTGCGTATCTTTCAGCGCCAATTGTTTCAGGCGTTCATTCGACTTAACAAGCTCGGCGTGCAGGTCCTCGCGCGACTTTTCCGCTTCGGAGCGCTTAGTTATATCTTCCGCGAACCCGTAGAAATTCACGATATCGCCGCTTGCGTCCCGGTACGGCACAACCACGAGCCGGCAGCGGACGAATCTGCCGCTCCTGTGCACCATGTTAAGTTCCCTGTCGAAGATACCCTCTTTCGCGGCTGTGCGCAGGACCTCATCGGCGTCTTCCTTCGATTCATGGATATCCGCGGGCGTCAGCTTGCCTATCGCCTCCTCCGAGGTATATCCGAACATTTTCTCGGAATACTTGTTCCATATAGAAAACTTCCCGGACTTATCAATGACGCCGATATGAAGCGGTATGTTTTCGGTCACCAGCTTATGTCTTTTGCCGCTCTCTGAAAGCGCGCTCGCAGCCTCTTTTACGTTTACTACCATTTTCGCGTTTTCCAAAGCCACCGCGGCGCCTGCGGCCAATCCCTGAAGCATAAAGACATCCTGGGTATCAAAGGGACCATGGTCTTTCTTGTTATGCATAGACAGGCATCCGAGAAGTTCACCGGAATACCCTATGATAGGGATATTTACAAGATTGTAAAAACCAAACTCTTTCCCTGCCTCGGGGAGAATATGAGAGTCATGCTCGGGATCATTCGCTATATAAGGCTTCATAGTATTAATGACCCAGCCTGCCACGCCGCTGCCCGGTCCGAATACATAATGTACAGGTTCTAGACGCCCTCCCCTGTTATATTCATTAAATTCCATGACGCCGCCCGCTAAAAGGCCGGCTGTCCCCGCATTCGCTTCGACAAGCTCCATCGCTGCGGCGACAAGCGTCCGCAATATGACAGGCGCCTCAAGTATCTGGTTTATATGCTGACTCGTACGCGACAATATCTCCAACTGGTAATCTCGTTTAACCAGCGCGTCGGATTCGAGCCTCCGCTCTTCCTCCACGCCGATGGCTGACGCGAGGATCCCTATTATCTTCTTATCTTCGACGCTCGGCACGTAATCGTACGTATATACCACACAGAGCGAACCGACGCACGCCCCTCCAAACTTTACCGGATAACCCATATATGACTTGAGATTATATTGAGCTATATTAGGATCGGTCTTCGCGTATTCGCTGTCCTGGAGGTTCGGCATAAAAACAGCGTCTTCGCCACCGCCTTTTATGACGTCGTAGCATATATGGCCGTCGGGTTTACCGCTGGGGTTGAAACCGGGAGGCGTGTTCCACTGCCCGCACGAACACAGCAGGCCCTTTTCCAGCCTATTATAGAGGGCGGAGTCCGCGTTAAGAAGTTTGCCGCAAAGCGCTGTAAGATGGTTTATGTTTTCAAGGGGCTCGGTCGTAAATGCCAAAAATGCCTCATTTATCGCCTCCAGCCTCTGTTCAGTCTGTTTACGTTCGTCTATGTCGCGCACCATCGCCAGAAGCCTGTACCTGCCGCCTATAACCGCGCGCTTGAGATTTACCTCGACCCAGAAGAGCCTTCCCAGTTTGTCTCTCGCAAGCCATTCAAATATTTGAGGCTCGTCGTCAGCCGCTTTTCGCATGAACTTCATCGCCTCATCCTGAGTAAACGGTTTTTCTCCGGCGCTCAAGGCATGGACGCTCAGATTAAGCATCTCCTCCTTGGGATAGAAATACATCTCACAGGTCTTATTATTGACATCCACTATATGGCCGTTCTCTATATCGTGAACGAAGATGGCGTCGTTGCCGCGTTGAATATGGCGCTGTAAGTGGCCTCCTGCAAGAGTTCCGCCACGTTCAATTTTTCACCGTCTATCTTAGACGATTTAAGGCTCGACACAAGCTGTTTCAACGTCTCCAGCTGCGCCGTAAGCTCTTCTATTGTCTTATCTTTGTCTTCCATGAATGTATTTATCCTTATTAATTGCTAATAGTATAATAGAGTATACTATCTGGATCCTAATAAGTCAAATGGGACAGGAAAAAGCTGATTGAGCGGCTATTTGATATTTAATTAAAAATGATTTGACTTTTTAACATATATTATGTTACCCTGCCGTAATGAAAGCAGGAGATAATGGCAGGGACGAAAAACTTATAGACGCCTGTCTGAAAAGAGACGCAGC from Candidatus Omnitrophota bacterium encodes:
- a CDS encoding diguanylate cyclase, which produces MERGGTLAGGHLQRHIQRGNDAIFVHDIENGHIVDVNNKTCEMYFYPKEEMLNLSVHALSAGEKPFTQDEAMKFMRKAADDEPQIFEWLARDKLGRLFWVEVNLKRAVIGGRYRLLAMVRDIDERKQTEQRLEAINEAFLAFTTEPLENINHLTALCGKLLNADSALYNRLEKGLLCSCGQWNTPPGFNPSGKPDGHICYDVIKGGGEDAVFMPNLQDSEYAKTDPNIAQYNLKSYMGYPVKFGGACVGSLCVVYTYDYVPSVEDKKIIGILASAIGVEEERRLESDALVKRDYQLEILSRTSQHINQILEAPVILRTLVAAAMELVEANAGTAGLLAGGVMEFNEYNRGGRLEPVHYVFGPGSGVAGWVINTMKPYIANDPEHDSHILPEAGKEFGFYNLVNIPIIGYSGELLGCLSMHNKKDHGPFDTQDVFMLQGLAAGAAVALENAKMVVNVKEAASALSESGKRHKLVTENIPLHIGVIDKSGKFSIWNKYSEKMFGYTSEEAIGKLTPADIHESKEDADEVLRTAAKEGIFDRELNMVHRSGRFVRCRLVVVPYRDASGDIVNFYGFAEDITKRSEAEKSREDLHAELVKSNERLKQLALKDTQTGLYNHRYLSEMIESEFYRAKRYSHPLSLIMLDIDYFKSINDLYGHEFGDLVLKQLAHYLKRMVRRYDVVIRFGGEEFIILSSGIARDKAFALGQRILDAINLYNFGDKEHSVRLKMSVAVAAYPEDKIMIGMDLVNMADSILSKVKESGGNSIYSSENLNKEKKDDEGKNASTDVRFLKDRIEKLTKRGKQNLIESIFAFARTIELKDHYTGEHVEKTVHYATQIAKVLDLPPEEIENIKQAAVLHDLGKIGVSDKILHKKSKLSKKEYEEIKRHPQIAADIIRPVQFMHDIVPLVLYHHERWDGNGYPAGMAGDEIPMGARIIAIADVYQALTSNRTYRKAYPKNEAMRIIKNGAGTQFDPLVVDALLIILKKETPAKKPVKRERRTGIKIRKMR